In Dehalococcoidales bacterium, the sequence GGTAGCCGTAGCCGGTCTTCTGGCGATCCGAAGGGCCAGGAGACTTATGCCCAACGCCAGGGCGTCTACCAGCATATGCCCGGCATCGCCAAGCAGCGCCAGGCTGTTGCTCAGCAGGCCACCGACGAATTCGGCGACCATGATGGCGGCAACAATGACCAGAGCGATAGAAAGCCGCCTGATACCGTTGTTGGTCAGGTGGCTGTGTTCTCGGTGGTGGTCATCCATATTTCACTTTCCACCCTGCTTCGGCACGCTGACGCCCGTGCTTACGCCTCGCAAGTACATGATAGCACTTCCAGACGAGAGGGAAAAACGTGTCGTAGTGATGGTCGTGGTCATCGCCGTATTCATCTCACCTCCGGCACTACTCGTGGGGGTCCGGCGGGAAACTATTGTCTTTCTGGAGCAGGGGAAGTATAATCCATCACTTAGACTTGCTCATAATGTAGCCAGGACACTGGGAGCGACCATCGAGGAGATATTCACTTTCGAGGAATAGGGAGTAGTCGATATGGCGAAATCACTGGTACTGAAGAACGCGACCTTAATCGACGGCACCGGGTGCGAACCGCTGGAGGGCACCACGGTTGTTGTCGGTAACCGCATCAGTAGTGTAGGCACCGAAGTAGACTATCCTGCTGATGCCAGCGTGGTCGACCTGAAAGGCTTCACACTCATGCCCGGCTTCATCGATTGCCACGTTCACCTGGGTGCCTTCGTTGTCGATGACCCGGACTGGCAGTTCAATGCTATATCATTCGTGCCCTGGTTTACCTCATTCCTGTGGGACTACTTCCGCAGCTTTGCCAGGAGACGGAGACTGGCTATCGAGAATGGCCTGACCTCTTTCCGGAGCGCGGGGGATATCCACCCTCATATCGTACAGCTACGGGACAGGATTGCTTCCGGCAAGCTCAGCGGACCACGGATATTCGCTCCCGGTCCAATCTTTACCGCTCCCGGTGGTCATCCTGCAGGAACGATATACCGGCGCAACCGTTACATCGTGGAGCACGCAACCAGACAAGTCGATGACACCAGTGCCGCCCGAGACGAGGTCAGGAAGCTGGCCGAGGAAGGAGTAGACTGTATCAAGGCAATCTACTGCGACCAGAACCTGATGGACCTGGATAACAGGTTGCCAAAGCTCGGGCTCGACGTGCTGGCGGCAATGACCGACGAAGCACACCTGCACAACCTCCGCATCATGGTGCACACCGGAAACCCGGACGACACCCGGGATGCAGTTGACGCTGGTGTTGACAGTATCGAGCACGGGCTACTTCCCGGTACGGATTCCACCGAATTCCCGGATGACGTGGTCAAGATGTTGGTGGACAGGGGAACGTACTATGTTCCCACGCTGGCAATAGCCTGGGCAAATCGAAAGAAGTTCCCGGAACTCTTTCATGCGGCCAAGCGGGCTGTGAAACATCTACACGAAGCCGGTGTTCACATAGCCGCGGGTACGGATTCCGGTACTCCGGGAGTAGTCATCGGCAAAGGCATACACATAGAGATGGCAGTCATGGTGGAGGCAGGCCTTAGTCCAATGGCAGCGATAATCACCGGGACAAGGAACGCTGCCGAAAACCTTGGCAGGGGGAGTGACCTCGGCACGGTAGAGGCGGGCAAACTGGCTGACATGGTTGTGGTTTCGGGAAATCCGCTGGAGGAGATATCCAGAACCACCGGAATAAGAATGGTAATCAAGGATGGCGAAATCCTGGTCAACAGACTTAAGACGTAGGACTGTCCCGGCGTGAGTTCGCGCTTCCCTCCGGCATGATAACCACGTGCGGGTCTCCGGTTACAGGGTGCGGCTCCACTCTTACGGGAGCGGCAAAGACCTTATAGAGCATACTCTCGGTAATGACCTCGGTGGGAGTCCCGTCAGCGACAATACGACCCTCTTTGAGCAGCACCAGCCGGTCGAAATAGAGGGAAGCCAGGTTCAGGTCGTGCATGGCGGCGATGACAGTGATGCCCTGCTCCCGGTTCAAACTCCGCACGCGCTCCAGAATCTCCACCTGGTGAGTGATATCCAGGTGCATCGTCGGCTCGTCCAGCAGCAGCAGCCCGGGTTGCTGGGCCAGGGTCATAGCCAGAATGACCTTCTGCCGCTCACCGCCACTCAGTTCGTCGAAACGGCGCTCCTTAAGCTCACTGATACCCGCCATCTCCAGCGCAGTATTCACCACCTCCCTGTCGACATCGGTCTCGCCGGCGAGTGTACGGATAAACGGGGTCCGTCCCAGCATTACCATCTCGCCAACGTTAAAAGCGAAGGGCATGTGGAACTGCTGTGGCATCACGGCAACGCTGCGGGCAACGGACTTGCGACTCATTAGTCGCA encodes:
- a CDS encoding helix-turn-helix transcriptional regulator, giving the protein MIALPDEREKRVVVMVVVIAVFISPPALLVGVRRETIVFLEQGKYNPSLRLAHNVARTLGATIEEIFTFEE
- a CDS encoding amidohydrolase family protein is translated as MAKSLVLKNATLIDGTGCEPLEGTTVVVGNRISSVGTEVDYPADASVVDLKGFTLMPGFIDCHVHLGAFVVDDPDWQFNAISFVPWFTSFLWDYFRSFARRRRLAIENGLTSFRSAGDIHPHIVQLRDRIASGKLSGPRIFAPGPIFTAPGGHPAGTIYRRNRYIVEHATRQVDDTSAARDEVRKLAEEGVDCIKAIYCDQNLMDLDNRLPKLGLDVLAAMTDEAHLHNLRIMVHTGNPDDTRDAVDAGVDSIEHGLLPGTDSTEFPDDVVKMLVDRGTYYVPTLAIAWANRKKFPELFHAAKRAVKHLHEAGVHIAAGTDSGTPGVVIGKGIHIEMAVMVEAGLSPMAAIITGTRNAAENLGRGSDLGTVEAGKLADMVVVSGNPLEEISRTTGIRMVIKDGEILVNRLKT
- a CDS encoding heme ABC transporter ATP-binding protein, with translation MLDLRLRQVSFSYSDGQVLHDIDLSVGAGEMVGLLGPNGSGKTTLLKLASGILKPGQGEVRLDGADLRLMSRKSVARSVAVMPQQFHMPFAFNVGEMVMLGRTPFIRTLAGETDVDREVVNTALEMAGISELKERRFDELSGGERQKVILAMTLAQQPGLLLLDEPTMHLDITHQVEILERVRSLNREQGITVIAAMHDLNLASLYFDRLVLLKEGRIVADGTPTEVITESMLYKVFAAPVRVEPHPVTGDPHVVIMPEGSANSRRDSPTS